In Sparus aurata chromosome 5, fSpaAur1.1, whole genome shotgun sequence, the genomic window AGTGTCAGTAATATaacatttcttctgtttttctagGAATTTGTCTAATTTAAGTGTAATATCAGGatgtaaaatgttgtctttaaaGTCATTTCCACCACTTTTTTCCCCATTAAACTAAACTCTGCAGTGGCTTTGAAGAGACCAGACTCTAAAGCAGAGGTGTGCACCTACTTTCTTGTTCCTGAAGGCCTCCACCAGCCCGACCGCCTGCTCCACCGTCAGAGGGAAGGTGAGGTGAGGTCCTGAGTAAATCTCCGGCACCTCGATGTTCTTGTAGCAGAAGTACCTCTCCCACTCTGCATCCCGACAAACCTCGTTCTCTCGAAAGATGTGCGAGATAAGATTTCCTGGAGGGGAGGTTAAGACGACAGTTCAAACTCAGATATTCAGCTTTACAGAATTAAAATACAGTTTGTCAGTCAAGAGGACAAATATCTTACTTTCATTGCTTGATGGTGTGAAATTGTCCATGAGGTAGCCGAGGAAATTATAAAGCTGCACAGGGTGGCGACGCAACAGATGAGctgttattttttatcatttcccCACATCAAACATGCAGAAGTACACTGGCTCATCTCTGATCATTTCTCACCTTTATCTGAGCCTGTTCTCCAGAGTACTCGATGGACTGGAAGATGTGCCAGGTGTATCTCCGTCTCATCTCGGTACGGGCCACATACTGACGGTACCATCGTTGGATCAGGACAGCGGCTCTGATAGCTGAATCGCGAGAGAACAGAGGATAGACGATCAGAAAATACACTACTACTGCCCAACAATTATGAGGAAAgctttgtactttttactccactatacATTTAGTTCCTCGCTACTGTATAGATTCAGACtaataatataaaacataaacaataaatgaattatGTTGTATTACTGTAGGTTAAGATCAGACTATATACAGTACCTAAAAGTAGCTTCACCTgctgcaacattaaagtgatgaaCACATGACTAAATCAATAATCCTGTTAATCATATATTATTCTGAGTTACTTTAAGTATATTTCAAGGTTAATATTTTTGTACTTTAGATACAACAATGTATTTGAATGCATGACTTCAACATGTAACTCAGTATTTCTACAAGGTTGTGCTGCTACTTTTACTTTCAGAGTCTGAGTAAACTGTCCACCACTAGACGCTCTAACGTACAGTAGAGGTGTAATTATTCTGTAGTAATCTTTGCTGATGAAAATTAATTAttcaaaaatgttctttctATTGCCTTTATTGTCCATATTGGGATATATTTTCAGTATCTGTGTTGACATCATATTTGAGAGAATATTTTTGTATTCTGCTGCTATTCAGTTTTCCTATTTCAAGAAAAAACAGCTAGCAGAAGATTATCAAGCGGATATCCTAACCTAACTCAAGAAGTAACTTCTTATATCTAGTCTCCGGTTAATGTAACCGGCAAGACATCTAAATAgctaaggtttttttttgtatttgtttgtaaaGTAATTTATTGTTTACATATGTATAACATTACTGAGATTACACTCCGCTACAATTTCAACTTTCCTCCAACATAGAAAGTCcaaatcttgtctgattgtaGAAATATCTGAATCTGCAATCTGACCAGTTTTGGAaaccttcattttgttttcaccctTTGTTGTCATCATTCCAACATATTTTGAATTCCTGGATGCCCTGTACAAGTACTACAAGAGATGGTTCTCCCACCCGCGTGTGACAGTATGTGGCTGAGGTAGAATTCAATCTCCAGTTTGTTTACTTGAGCTTACACGCAACATCTAACAAcccaacaacacaacaaacgaGGCAAGACAGATGTGGCTTACTTGTGACGGCTGCAtagcaaaaaagaaagacagaaacaaacatatTAGGGAGATCATAGGGAGATAAGGTTAAGAgaaataaacagtttgtttcTGGATGATCGTTGTTACCTTTTCCGGAGTGTTTGTGAAAGTGGTCAGACTTTGTGACGCCACATCCCATGACTGTTCCTGTTTCAAATCACCAAACAATCATCACATCAGCTTAAAGCGATTCcagtataaaaaaaattaacaaataagACACACTACTTTAAAAGCATGAGAACGTATTTAGCTGTATTACTTAATGGAGTCACAAATTTGACTATTCACCCATTTTGAGGCTGAGGCACAGGTTCACATCTCTCCgcacacattttgaaaaattcCACAACAGTCTTGGCCTGTAAGAAAACCGCCTTCATTCACAGAGCGAGAAATTGCtttggcagcagcaggaggagagctgaAGCTGCAGGACGTCGAACTTTGTGCCCTTTTAATCCCGTTATATCCGCTGGTTCGCTCCCTAACCTCTGTGATTGACCTCAATCCTGCAAGCAGAGGACTGTTTTGGTCTGAATTCTATGAAGGCTTACATTAAGGAATCAAACATCTAACTAATGGAAGTATCTTATCTAAAGTTGTTTtgatgaaatagaaaaaaagagtcatggagacatttttttaaataccctTCTGTTAAATTCAGGTAAACAACGATGCCTGAGATGACTGGCCGTTTAAATCTGAACATATTAGATTTCATAAAATTGAGTTTGCACATAACTTCCTTGTTTTGCAGAGCTGGTTTTTGCCTTCTGAAAGGAACAGATGGGTGGCTTTCGTCACCTTTGAAGATTTTCAGGCTAAAGTGATCCAATTAGTCTTCTGACGTTGCTTATTATTATGCAGAACTACAAGGCAAAACTGACCTTTTAAGATAACTAAAAAGGACCTGAAACTGTTATTTCAACCAGGTCTGAGTCACGAAGACTTAAGACCAATACTGAGACTCGTGGCATTTAAATGTCTCTTTGTAAGAGCTTGTTTCAGGTTTTACGCAACTTATTTAACCGGTGCACAAATAGATAAAAGCTCCTCTACCAACACATCTTATGATCAGAAGTTAACTTACGTGGTCACCTCCTTTATCTAGTCACCAGTTCCCAATTCGTTTGGCTGCCGGCTCTCAGTTTCAATGAATAGTTAAACAGCATTTGCTCTGTCTCATCCTCCACCACTCCAGGGTCAGGTCAAGAATTGCAGGGTGTCCATCAGACCGATCACTACAGGTGGATGAATGGCAGCAAGACTCGGTAACTCACAACAGAGTCTTCATGTATGGAGCAATCCCCACTGTTCAGCCCCCTCGGTCTGTGCTGAAGCTGGTTTAGTATTTAGTTCTTCAGTGTTATCGCATAATGAAGGCCCCGAGCCAAAAGTGGATTACTTGAGCTAAAGACTTCTTTATGCGGCTAGACTGGTCTTTATATAGAAAGATTGAAAAGCGCAGAGGTAAACTTAGGTTGCGAGATGGAGGCCGGCATCTGTTTTTGGACTTTATTTTGGAAGGGTTTTGATTACACGTTCTGTATTTGGAGTACAGGATTATGCGTGCGTGAGATGGtcaggtgtgtttgtgctggACTCAATCGCACCGTCCAACAGGAACTTGTGACTTTCTGATTCAATGTTACCTAAGGATGAGGGCACCTCTACCTTTCAttgcagcagtgtttttttcgCTGGTCTGAGTACAGATCTGCTCATGTCAGGCTGGAAAAAAGCACAACACCTCCACTAAAAGGCAATACTGACCTTTATCATTCATTGATTGTCTATTTTGACCCCTCGCATATTTGTTCCTAATGTCGaccaaataaaaatacaatcaaTCACCAAAAGGTACTTAATTTAACTTTTGCTAGGTCCCAGACTTAATAAAATCAACAGATCTGCATTTGAATATACCCATAACTTTGATAAGTTGTTGTGCATCGGTATCCTGTAAGTATACGCTTGTGAATTTccagatttgttttaaattgttggCCCTAAAAATTgccaaatgaatgaaaaatgcacATCAAAAGATACCAATATCCAAAGTTTTTCCCCTtgtcaaaaaaacagaaattaaaattaACTTGAAATAAACCTTTGTCAAGGAAGCAACCACTTATATTGACAGGCacatttgtaatatttttttaaatgctcgTTATCAAATATTCACTTGTTAATAGATAATGCTAATTTCCTGACATCTGACAGAACTAATAGATTAGCTGcattagctagcttagccgggGAGTAGCTTTACATTAAATCGTACATTTTGGGATGTCCTTTTATAGTAGAAAGAGTCACGTAATCGCACATGCGTGTGtctaaaatacacattaaaaaaatttgAAATATATCACACTCATACCTCTTTGAAAATCGTTGCTTTACAAACACAACTGAACGCTGCCGCTTTTGAACGCCTCCTTTGAGGAACGGCGAAGGTGAGTTAGCTAACGCTCATGTTGGTTTGTTATTCAACGTCAGCTTGTGACCTTTTAAGCTCTTAACAGCGTCAATTAAGCCGAACTGTAGTTAATGATCAGGAGAAATGTGGCAAAGATGATGTTGCTTCGCTCGTCCGATAACATTTTACAATTATGCAGGGGGGCGTATCGTTATTCAAGGCAGATCCAAGGCTGACTGTGTGGCAGTGTCTTTTCATTAGGTCAAAAGTGATGCCAAAAATCCAATTTATGAAAGTTACACTGGTCAGTTTTTGTCCATACAGTTGTGTGAATGTTGATTTAACTCAACAATCATGATGGTGGCTGCAGTTTGTGACTCTAGCTGGGAGGAACGTCAGTACTTCCTGAGTGTCATGACTGAACATGAGCTGAAAACAAGTAAacagcatgtaaacatattgaACCTCGATTTAGTTTTTATTCCCTGGAAATGCAATGTTTGATGTTTGGTAAACAGGCGGTCAATTTGTCAGCACTGAGACCACAAATTATGGGATGATCTTTAATCACAGTATCAGTTTGATTTGATGGCATGATGATTCCCAAGCCTCATTTGCAGCCAGATGACAAAACCACCGAATTAATTTGAGGGACTGCAGTACTAGGCTTTAGGATGTTATAAGCAATAAATCACAAATTAGGAATTATTGTTGACCGCACTGAAGGTCATATAATGAATTTTCCTTGCCCTATTTCTGGGAATTGCAAAGTCATGTAACGTTCAGTGTATGTGTCAATGAAAGTTTAGTTTGAGTTTTCAACCACATATCATTCTGAGTAATAGTGGTTGACAAGACAAGAATATTTAATTAAAgctatttaaaaatgttgtactGTACTGAATTCTTGATTTTCTAACAGATTGAATCTTAAAAGAATCAAGTCCtgtgttctttattttttggtctttttttttacttttaatacaaTGGTTCTAAGATTTAGGTTACTAAATAGGTGTAACATGTCAACCTTTCTGTAATAATGGTATGCAGTGTGCTTTACATAAGACATAAAAAACTAACACTTATAAATTGaattttattcaaaataaaagataagaATGAACTCAATTGTAGCCACCTTTTGCAGTTGTAGTACAGCATGTGACTCAAATATCAGCCACTGTATCATCTACCAAGACCTACATTCTCTGAACGATGTTCTAACCAACATCATTTGAGATCCAGTCAACAGTATCTGCTCAGTATCCTTAGAGAGCATCTGATCAGCAGGCTCGTCATCCTCCACTGCAGCGGTAATAATCCATTAATTTCAACAAAgatgtgcagtgttttttttgcttcGTGCCTCCTTAAAGGGAGGTTGTCTGGGACAATGTTGAGACCTTTTTCTCACAGGaaatttgaatttttaaaagcattttgatTGGCACCGATAAATCTGAATAACTGTTATATATCTCGTGTAATGTTTGCACACATATCAGAAGAAGCGTCAATCATTTCAAGTCTGATAGCAGGTTTAAATGATTGATTTGTGGACTAACATAAAgaacaaatttacatttacatttacatttagggcatttagcagatgcttttgtccaaagcgacttataataagtacatttgtcacaagagataAACCACAAAATATCACTGTCGATGTAGtaaaagaaatatagaaacaattgtcaagccctcatctggAATCATAACTGCTATTTGTCAAATATTCTTTAAATGCATAAGTGCTATgataaatacaaacatacaagtgcatacaatttatttatctttttggGGGACGTCGGTGGGGAGTCACGCTATGCAGGGTTAGGGGGAATTCTGGACAAGTGAGTCTTGAATTGATTTACCTCTTTCAACGAGCGTTTCTTTTGGATCAGTGTCTCATGTATAAACAAAGACTCAGTGTACCATTTatctacattttaaacacaaaatctgTCATACGAAAGAGCTACATTTCTCATAGAGAGCCTCTTTATTGCACTGTAACAATCATTATTTACACTTGAACTTTCGTAACAGGGCGGGAACTTTCTGGCAGCTGGAGAGATCAGAGCACTCAACACTCGGTCTGTTAAATCAGTGTTGGATGAGCTCTGTGTGTCGGAGCCTGAGGATGAAGATCGCCGTGCTGGGAGCCACCGGGCAGACTGGACAGTATCTGGTCAACCAGGCGCTGCAGCAGGGTCACACAGTCACTGCCATCGTCAGGAACCCGGGAAAACTCACCGTGCATCATGACAATCTCAAGGTAATGAGACACTAAGTCGGTCGTATTGTGCTGCTGCTTTCTGCATGTTGGGTTCGAAGTCCAGTCTTTTGTGAAGTCACATGATGAATGTTTTATTGTGACCAACAGGGCTATTTACACATGCGTCCGAACAGCAGGTGAAAAATCTTGTAGGTTCCACATCTGGGTGTGAAAGTGTGCACACAGCAGAGTCGATAACAATGTGGACCTAACTGCAGCACTGCAAAGATATATTGTATTaatctgcagctgaaaatagttTCAAACAAAGGCACCATTTATCCCAGTTTGAGTAAcggtttgaaaatgtttaaaaactacAGTGCCCACGTTCAAGAGTAAGCCATTACACAGACATTAGATATGTAGTGCACACACATTCtttgtgaatgtgaaaaaacaaacagtgttttgggAAATGGATTGATAAGTGCTACATCTATCAGTAGCTTGTCATTGTTGGAAGAATGGAAATCGAACACATATGACAATACAAGAAGCACAACTGTTCCTGATCATGCACTACTCTTCATCTGTGTTGACAAAAGTAAAAGGAACTAAAAGTCACACATTATTCATGTTTCCCTGTTCGCTGCTCTCAGGTGGTGGAGGCTGATATTTTCTCAGTAGACGCTCTGAAGACTCATTTCAAAGGACAGGATGTGGTCATGTCGTGCCTCGGCTTCCCGGCCTCCATCTTCTCGGCAGTGACGGGCTACACGATGTCCATGAATGCTATGATCAGCGCCATGCGACAGGTCCGAGTCAACAGGATCATCACCATGACCTCCTGGTACACTGACCGTAAGGACAGCACACAACCAATCTTCACTGCTCATGCCTAACCTTCCCAAACCTAGCCAACAAAGGCAATGAGTGCAAGCCGGTCAGAGAGGCCTGTGTTAACAACTGTTCATATATCATATGTAACAGGTTTGAACATGCAGTAGGGTACTGTTGTATGAATTAGTGTAACATTTACGTAAGATTTCACTTATTACatcaacaaaaaacagtttctgAACAAATCTGAACGTTTGATTGTTTACGCGTTCTGTTACTTCGATTGGTTGTAGGTCTATTCAGTTGCATCCAGGAGCATTATGGTCTGTGCCCGTTGATAACAGCCACTGAAATATCAGAAATTAAGGCTCTGACACCaaatcctgttttgttttggtttgtgttgTCGTTTTTAGTCGTATTAGGGCTCATTATTCTCAATGTCAGATACAGATATGGATACAGACATAGATGGAGCCTGCTGTTTGTACTCTCCCTTCATTTAGTTCATTATTTTCCTGGAGTTTTAACACAGAAATGGTCTGAATCAGGTTTTTACTTAATTAATTTTGACTTGCTCAGAATTAAAAGTACTCTCCGTGCACATTCTGGGTGAAATCTGAGATTAAGATTTCACAGATATACCTCTGAGtttcattgtttatttcttttgttgttaGCCAACTCTGGGACGAAGTCATCTTATCTGATCCGGTTCCTCCTGCTGCCGATGATCCGAAGCGTCCTCACCAACATGCATGAGATGGAGCGGTTTCTCCTGAATGTTGAAGACATCAACTGGACTGTGGTTCGCCCTCCTGGTCTCAAGAACCTGCCGGCCTCAGGTAATAGCAGACAAGCAGCGGCAAGCAGGGGGCAGAAGCAAACCTATAAATAGACTCAAGCACATTATTTAACCAGCAAAcagctcattcattcatttagtctgGAGGTGCTGAAGTGTAAAGCCTTTCTGCCTCAGAGTTCAAGCTTATTAGCTTCATGTTAATGAATGAATGGGCCTCATTTTTCTGTTAAGGCCATCTCCTGTAATGTTCTCAGCCTTTAACTCCCTGAAGGAACAAATGGTTGTAATGTAATGCCTCTCATTCACAGTTTCTCACTTCTGCGTCCCTCTACAGCTCAAGAGTTTCTGACCCATGACGGATACTTTGTGCCCGACAGCAGTGGTAACCCTGTGGGCAGCGCAGTGGCGAGAGGAGACGTGGCTCGCTTCATGCTCTCTCTTCTCAACAGCAACGCCTGGATCAAGGGGGGAGTCGCCATCACGACCAAATGAGAAAGTAGCAGCCAGCGATCAGTTCACCAAAAGtacaacatacagtatactTACTCACCAATCTCGAGTGGTATTTAGCCATGCAGATGTCCTCGACTTTACTTTTCTTGTTAATCttgtttacagcagcagcagcagcagcagcaggacact contains:
- the LOC115582435 gene encoding flavin reductase (NADPH)-like — translated: MSSVCRSLRMKIAVLGATGQTGQYLVNQALQQGHTVTAIVRNPGKLTVHHDNLKVVEADIFSVDALKTHFKGQDVVMSCLGFPASIFSAVTGYTMSMNAMISAMRQVRVNRIITMTSWYTDPNSGTKSSYLIRFLLLPMIRSVLTNMHEMERFLLNVEDINWTVVRPPGLKNLPASAQEFLTHDGYFVPDSSGNPVGSAVARGDVARFMLSLLNSNAWIKGGVAITTK